A single genomic interval of Arachis duranensis cultivar V14167 chromosome 7, aradu.V14167.gnm2.J7QH, whole genome shotgun sequence harbors:
- the LOC107496544 gene encoding KIN17-like protein, with the protein MGKNEFLTPKAIANRIKAKGLQKLRWYCQMCQKQCRDENGFKCHCMSESHQRQMQIFGQNPHRIIEGYSEEFETSFLEHMKRSHRFSRIAATVVYNEYINDRHHVHMNSTQWATLTEFVKYLGRTGKCKVEETPKGWFITYIDRDSETLFKERLKNKRIKADMVEEEKQEKEIMKQIEKAEQLMQRSDTTEADQASRVEAPKELNVEDGVKIGFSLGASAKPVIKEKHESSKKVVFDEDEEDKYKERNPGNSLKRKESGGGGKSTLEELIREEEKKKEKINRKDYWLHEGIIVKVMSKALAEKGYYKQKGVVRKVIDKYVGEIEMLESKHVLRVDQEELETVIPQVGGRVKIVNGAYRGSTAKLLGVDTDHFCAKVQIEKGAYDGRVLKAVEYEDICKIAQ; encoded by the coding sequence ATGGGGAAAAACGAATTTCTTACACCGAAGGCGATCGCGAATCGAATCAAGGCAAAAGGGCTGCAGAAGCTTAGGTGGTACTGCCAGATGTGCCAGAAGCAATGCCGAGACGAGAATGGGTTCAAATGCCACTGCATGAGTGAAAGCCACCAGCGCCAGATGCAGATTTTTGGCCAAAACCCCCATCGGATTATCGAGGGTTATTCCGAGGAGTTTGAGACATCTTTTCTTGAGCACATGAAGCGCAGCCATCGGTTCAGCCGCATTGCTGCCACCGTGGTTTATAATGAGTACATCAATGACAGGCATCATGTTCATATGAACTCCACTCAGTGGGCAACTCTTACAGAGTTTGTCAAGTACTTGGGTCGAACGGGGAAGTGTAAGGTCGAGGAAACACCTAAGGGTTGGTTCATTACGTATATAGATAGAGATTCTGAGACCCTTTTCAAGGAGAGGTTGAAGAATAAGAGGATCAAGGCAGATATGGTGGAGGAAGAGAAGCAAGAGAAGGAGATTATGAAACAGATCGAAAAAGCTGAGCAATTGATGCAACGGTCAGATACCACTGAGGCTGATCAGGCTTCAAGGGTCGAGGCTCCAAAGGAACTAAATGTGGAAGATGGAGTTAAGATAGGATTTTCTCTTGGCGCATCGGCTAAGCCTGTGATCAAAGAGAAACACGAGTCATCGAAGAAGGTTGTGTTTGATGAGGATGAGGAAGATAAATACAAGGAAAGGAATCCAGGAAATAGtttgaagagaaaagagagtggAGGTGGAGGAAAGTCAACCTTGGAAGAATTGATTagggaagaggagaagaaaaaggagaaaatcAACAGGAAGGACTATTGGTTGCATGAGGGAAtcattgttaaggttatgaGCAAGGCCTTGGCAGAGAAGGGGTACTACAAGCAAAAGGGTGTGGTGAGAAAGGTGATTGACAAATATGTTGGGGAAATTGAAATGCTTGAAAGCAAGCATGTGCTGAGAGTCGATCAGGAAGAGCTTGAAACTGTGATTCCACAAGTTGGGGGCCGTGTAAAAATTGTCAATGGTGCATATCGTGGATCAACTGCGAAACTTTTGGGGGTGGATACGGATCATTTTTGCGCAAAGGTGCAGATAGAGAAAGGTGCCTATGATGGCAGGGTACTCAAAGCGGTGGAATATGAGGACATTTGTAAAATAGCACAATGA
- the LOC107496563 gene encoding probable sugar phosphate/phosphate translocator At1g06470 produces MVQSELDSDKGKFARITGGNSGRVGSVFGREPSFSSWCDADEEVHLNRELGNARNDLVDEDPGFELLFHQELPRGPLERERLFHLKFQHSILYGASNMDEDSIHRRVNGSEKHVPFDIENRPTGGLTHVDSSMSLEDHGSLAKSSRNPISVGYILKTFFFILIWYTFSLCLTLYNKTLLGADMGKFPAPYMMNTFHFIMQGVLSRIITWCWSHKFQTGVVMSWRDYFLKVVPTALGTALDVNLSNASLISISVTFATMCKSGAPIFLLLFAFAFRLEAPSYKLSGIIVVISVGILLTVAKETEFQLWGFILVMLAAVMSGFRWCMTQILLQKETYGLKDPLTLMSYVAPVMAVATALLSLALDPWHELHNNKYFDDSRHITQSFFLMILGGILAFFMVLTEYFLVSVTSAVTVTIAGVVKEAVTILVAVLYFHDKFTWVKGLGLCTILFGVSLFNWYKYLKLQKGHFSEGEVAVLHTTDSAGKYVILEEMDEQDI; encoded by the exons ATGGTACAGAGTGAATTGGATTCTGACAAGGGCAAGTTTGCTAGGATCACTGGTGGCAACAGTGGAAGAGTAGGTTCTGTCTTTGGCAGAGAGCCTTCATTTTCAAGCTGGTGTGATGCGGACGAAGAAGTCCATTTGAATCGGGAATTAGGAAATGCAAGGAATGATCTTGTGGACGAAGACCCTGGTTTTGAATTATTGTTTCATCAGGAGCTACCAAGAGGACCTTTAGAAAGGGAGAGACTGTTTCACCTAAAGTTTCAGCATAGCATTTTGTATGGTGCTAGTAACATGGATGAAGATTCAATTCATCGGAGAGTAAATGGATCTGAGAAGCATGTGCCTTTTGATATTGAGAACAGGCCTACAGGGGGACTGACTCATGTTGACTCCTCCATGTCCTTGGAAGATCATGGATCTTTGGCGAAAAGCTCCCGCAATCCTATTTCTGTGGGATATATTTTAAAGaccttttttttcattcttatttgGTACACATTCAGTCTCTGTTTGACCCT GTACAATAAAACTCTATTAGGAGCTGATATGGGGAAGTTCCCGGCTCCTTATATGATGAATACTTTCCACTTCATAATGCAAGGTGTCCTATCAAGGATTATTACCTGGTGCTggtctcataaatttcaaacTGGTGTTGTCATGTCTTGGAGGGATTACTTTTTGAAAG TTGTGCCGACTGCTCTTGGAACAGCATTGGATGTTAACCTGAGCAATGCATCTTTAATTTCCATCTCTGTCACGTTTGCTACAATG TGTAAGTCTGGGGCTCCAATTTTTCTCCTTCTGTTTGCTTTTGCATTCCG GTTGGAGGCACCAAGCTATAAACTATCTGGCATCATCGTAGTCATCTCTGTCGGCATATTACTAACAG TTGCAAAGGAGACAGAATTTCAGTTATGGGGGTTTATACTTGTTATGCTTGCTGCTGTTATGTCTGGGTTCCGCTGGTGTATGACCCAGATCCTTTTGCAG AAAGAAACCTATG GTCTAAAAGATCCACTTACGCTTATGAGCTATGTAGCACCAGTAATGGCAGTGGCAACTGCACTTCTCTCTCTTGCATTAGATCCATGGCATGAACTCCATAACAACAAATACTTTGATGATTCAAGGCATATTACTCAAAGTTTCTTCCTGATGATTTTGGGGGGCATTCTTGCCTTTTTCATG GTGTTAACCGAATATTTTTTGGTCTCAGTAACCAGTGCAGTCACAGTCACAATAGCAGGGGTAGTCAAGGAGGCCGTCACCATATTG GTTGCGGTATTGTACTTTCATGATAAATTTACATGGGTGAAAGGACTCGGTCTCTGCACTATTCTGTTTGGTGTCAGTTTATTCAACTGGTACAA atATCTGAAGCTTCAGAAGGGCCATTTTAGTGAGGGCGAGGTGGCAGTACTTCACACAACAGATTCTGCTGGCAAATATGTTATTCTTGAGGAGATGGATGAGCAGGATATCTGA